In Paenibacillus sp. G2S3, a single window of DNA contains:
- a CDS encoding VOC family protein, with protein MEVGRILGIAYNIIPVKDLEKSAAWFVKHFGFNVRDRREGNLSLFRNNRPILCLTQSDDDSRAVFEVKGKKRWVITFFTNDVLSLHGQLKSEDVKVGNVSDEGEYGKFFVFEDLDGNLFDVWEHHDCELVY; from the coding sequence ATGGAGGTCGGAAGAATCTTAGGTATTGCTTACAATATAATTCCAGTTAAAGATTTAGAGAAATCTGCTGCTTGGTTTGTGAAGCATTTTGGTTTTAATGTTAGGGATCGAAGAGAAGGGAATTTAAGCTTATTCAGGAATAATAGACCGATATTATGTTTAACACAAAGTGATGATGATTCGAGAGCTGTGTTTGAGGTGAAAGGTAAGAAAAGATGGGTGATCACTTTTTTTACAAATGATGTGTTATCTCTTCACGGTCAATTGAAATCAGAAGATGTAAAAGTCGGGAATGTTAGTGATGAAGGTGAGTATGGAAAGTTTTTTGTTTTTGAGGATCTAGATGGTAATTTATTTGATGTTTGGGAACACCATGATTGTGAACTAGTTTATTAG
- a CDS encoding DinB family protein, whose product MMDQIVFKQIEFVRSVTVRTVAGLTEEALDIIPEGFNNNIRWNLGHIYLVQEKFAFHSARELMHLPESFERLFAKGTKPAEWSEKPPTLEVLIEMLMKQPKRIQEAMHNRLSEQVTPLTTGSGLTLNTIGEFINFTLYHEGMHFNTIKLLNRFADKSL is encoded by the coding sequence ATGATGGATCAAATCGTGTTCAAACAAATTGAATTTGTGCGTAGTGTTACTGTTCGTACAGTTGCGGGACTGACCGAGGAAGCTCTAGATATCATTCCAGAAGGTTTCAATAACAACATCAGATGGAACTTGGGACATATTTATTTGGTGCAAGAGAAGTTTGCTTTTCATTCCGCTAGGGAGCTTATGCATTTGCCGGAAAGCTTTGAACGATTATTTGCGAAGGGTACTAAACCTGCAGAGTGGAGCGAGAAGCCACCAACACTTGAAGTGTTAATTGAGATGCTTATGAAGCAACCAAAACGTATTCAGGAGGCTATGCACAATCGCTTAAGTGAACAAGTAACTCCTCTTACAACCGGTAGTGGATTAACCTTAAATACAATCGGGGAATTCATAAATTTCACGCTTTACCATGAAGGGATGCACTTCAATACAATAAAACTATTAAATCGATTTGCAGATAAAAGTCTTTAG
- a CDS encoding helix-turn-helix domain-containing protein: MMEDNMKDTLLSNIKFAYNEALEFIVSMGMIACEEQMLKAAEDYKLEMDPQALSYHKDARARLSPHSYRELQFFFQYNFFHKALDFAFYESICTCPEPQTAEAWIKRLEKSPADKVVAEMVYGVYYDKLDELLEGNDWEIVKKDTHLMAELVARTKPQLDVIEAQGPLLECLAYPEETKLRYMQLLNQFYKDVFSLWKEELRRESEQASQRYEGLFLANPERFIRDINKNEPAIYDVPTTFHVSFFSQVGNHVLSLYAGGSRIAWVIFGIFNDHVFGPAADREKTELFLKAFSDKRRLDFLLLLRNRPHYGQEIASALGITPAAVTYHANFLFFLDLIELKRTDHRLYYHLQMDKLRELLAVTTKVMLDEEPPIF, encoded by the coding sequence ATGATGGAAGATAACATGAAGGATACCTTACTATCGAACATTAAATTTGCATACAACGAAGCTTTGGAATTCATTGTTTCTATGGGAATGATTGCTTGTGAAGAGCAGATGCTTAAGGCGGCAGAGGATTACAAGCTTGAAATGGACCCACAAGCGTTGTCTTATCATAAAGATGCACGAGCACGGTTGTCACCTCACTCCTACCGAGAACTTCAGTTTTTTTTCCAGTACAACTTTTTTCATAAAGCACTCGATTTTGCTTTCTATGAATCCATTTGCACCTGTCCAGAACCACAAACAGCTGAAGCATGGATTAAACGACTGGAAAAAAGTCCTGCAGACAAGGTAGTCGCTGAAATGGTTTATGGTGTGTATTACGATAAATTAGATGAGCTGCTGGAAGGAAACGATTGGGAAATCGTCAAGAAGGATACCCACTTAATGGCTGAGCTTGTGGCAAGAACAAAACCGCAGCTGGATGTGATTGAAGCGCAGGGGCCATTGCTAGAGTGTCTTGCTTATCCCGAAGAAACCAAGCTACGTTATATGCAGCTCTTAAACCAGTTCTACAAGGATGTCTTTTCACTTTGGAAAGAGGAGTTAAGAAGGGAGTCTGAACAAGCCTCTCAGCGTTATGAAGGTCTGTTCCTAGCTAATCCTGAAAGATTCATTCGTGATATTAACAAAAATGAACCTGCAATTTATGATGTTCCCACAACTTTTCATGTCAGCTTCTTCTCGCAAGTTGGGAATCATGTTCTCTCCTTATACGCAGGAGGTTCTCGTATCGCTTGGGTTATATTCGGTATTTTTAATGATCATGTATTCGGGCCTGCTGCTGATCGAGAGAAAACTGAACTTTTTTTAAAAGCATTCTCAGATAAACGACGATTAGACTTCTTACTGCTCTTAAGGAATCGCCCTCACTATGGACAAGAAATTGCATCAGCACTTGGCATAACGCCCGCGGCAGTAACTTATCATGCCAACTTCCTGTTCTTTTTAGACCTTATCGAATTAAAACGAACGGATCATCGATTATATTACCATCTTCAGATGGATAAATTGAGAGAATTACTTGCCGTCACCACAAAAGTCATGCTCGATGAGGAACCTCCCATCTTTTAA
- a CDS encoding ABC transporter ATP-binding protein has product MNESTNIEADSIKKSSVVSNTFMRLLKLGKPYLGWYLILCLLAAVVSLATVGIAESLRRIINAATNQNMSFLMSGAIFALVIVIVDALASFLLTYLSGVLEFKSTSKLQVSLLARLLNVQMKDLDRYHSADLISRINDSAPAAQQGINQKTIELFSNLMQITFLLTYLLSLQYVLTLGTILICSLVPLVMIPFTSRLRSMHEQRQQIETAQQMFIQDTVQGGEVVRAFSLAPKLHNQFTQRVRQYFNIHLPVTRLEAVGYNMPFAVILSGLLYVLSYGGYLVIQERLDVGAVAAFLICFEQITNPVSKLANLWTELQASLAQGKRLFEVIDLPEEDASRECNQEDSHKETPMNNNQSISGLYPITFENVGFHYGNHQVLTNVNLTIEPGKVTAFAGPSGSGKSTLLQLILATYEPNEGVIQSGKLPLSSIPPRSWRNHLAYVSQEPYLFTGTLYENIAWGRPDATYEEIIKAAKSAGIHEFIMRTPLQYQTSIGERGHTLSGGERQRLSIARAFVRAPKLLLLDEPTAALDSHNQEIVGQALQELMHDRTTVVIAHRLSTIRDADHIYYMEAGSIVEAGTHLELMTLQGQYYNMVETSMKKADISTLVREVEI; this is encoded by the coding sequence TTGAATGAATCTACAAACATAGAAGCAGACTCGATTAAAAAATCCAGCGTAGTTTCTAACACTTTTATGCGTTTACTGAAACTTGGAAAACCCTATCTAGGCTGGTACCTCATATTGTGTCTCTTAGCAGCCGTCGTTTCCCTTGCAACAGTTGGGATAGCCGAATCTTTACGACGTATAATCAACGCTGCTACGAATCAGAACATGTCCTTTTTGATGTCTGGTGCTATCTTTGCTCTAGTAATCGTTATTGTAGATGCTTTAGCCAGCTTCTTATTGACTTACTTATCAGGTGTGCTTGAATTCAAGTCGACCTCCAAGCTTCAGGTATCACTGCTAGCTAGATTATTAAACGTACAGATGAAAGATTTGGATCGTTATCATTCTGCTGATCTCATTAGTCGTATCAATGATTCTGCCCCAGCTGCTCAGCAAGGTATCAATCAGAAGACCATCGAGCTATTCAGTAATCTGATGCAAATTACATTTCTCCTAACTTATCTGCTCTCACTCCAATATGTCTTAACGCTCGGAACTATATTGATTTGCTCGCTTGTTCCACTTGTGATGATTCCCTTCACTTCCCGCCTACGTTCCATGCACGAGCAAAGACAGCAAATCGAAACCGCTCAACAAATGTTTATTCAAGATACGGTACAGGGTGGTGAGGTTGTGCGTGCCTTCTCCCTTGCACCTAAGCTGCATAATCAATTCACACAACGTGTTAGGCAATATTTCAACATTCATTTACCTGTCACACGCTTAGAAGCTGTGGGCTATAATATGCCCTTTGCCGTTATTCTTAGTGGATTACTATATGTTCTCTCCTACGGCGGATATCTAGTTATCCAAGAGAGATTAGATGTGGGAGCAGTGGCGGCATTTCTGATTTGTTTCGAGCAAATTACAAACCCTGTATCAAAGCTGGCTAATCTATGGACAGAATTACAAGCCTCGCTGGCGCAAGGTAAACGATTGTTTGAAGTCATTGATTTACCAGAAGAAGACGCAAGCCGTGAATGTAATCAGGAAGATTCTCATAAAGAAACGCCGATGAATAACAACCAATCAATTAGTGGCTTGTACCCTATCACCTTTGAAAATGTAGGTTTTCATTATGGTAATCATCAAGTATTAACTAACGTTAATCTAACCATAGAACCAGGTAAAGTAACTGCGTTTGCCGGTCCTAGTGGCAGTGGAAAAAGCACCCTCCTTCAATTAATACTCGCAACCTATGAACCTAATGAAGGGGTCATCCAATCTGGTAAGCTGCCATTAAGCAGCATTCCCCCTCGGTCTTGGCGTAATCATTTGGCATATGTTTCTCAAGAGCCTTATCTGTTCACTGGAACCCTATATGAAAATATTGCATGGGGAAGACCTGACGCAACCTATGAAGAAATTATTAAAGCAGCAAAAAGTGCGGGGATACATGAATTTATTATGAGAACCCCACTTCAATATCAGACTTCTATTGGGGAACGGGGCCATACCTTATCTGGCGGTGAAAGGCAGCGGCTATCTATTGCCAGAGCGTTTGTCCGAGCGCCTAAGCTTCTCCTTCTTGATGAACCCACAGCTGCACTTGATAGCCATAATCAGGAGATTGTCGGCCAAGCCCTGCAAGAACTCATGCATGATCGTACAACGGTTGTTATCGCTCATAGACTATCTACCATCAGAGATGCAGATCACATTTATTATATGGAGGCGGGTTCTATTGTTGAAGCTGGGACTCATCTGGAGTTAATGACTTTACAAGGACAGTATTACAATATGGTTGAGACCTCAATGAAGAAGGCTGATATTTCTACTCTGGTCAGGGAGGTAGAGATATGA